The Archocentrus centrarchus isolate MPI-CPG fArcCen1 chromosome 13, fArcCen1, whole genome shotgun sequence genomic interval TTTTATTATCTACCAAAAGAAGCCTCACGGTCTGACTCACAAATATGAACTTAACCCTaagaatgtaaaaagaaaattatgatccttttaaacttttaaaactACTCTGCGTTGCACCAAAATGTAGTAGGTTATAGTTATGATTTGTTTGAAACCTTAGATTACatcacaaatatttatttcatatataatatattcagTTACAGGTCATCATTATTAGAGATTAGAGATTATTAGAGATTAACAAATGTATTCGACCACCAAGAAACAAGAAAACtattaacaacaataattacatttcaggatttaaaatatcaatttGATTACAGAGCTTGCACATAGTGATGGATGAACCattaaagaaacataaaaatgattttgaaattACCAATACTgataatttagggcagctgtggcacaaACCTTACACTGGGAGGTGGTTTAATAAACACTTACTTATGTTAAACGCTGCACTTTTAGtgctaactataagcttgatcataaaggaaagttttaagcctaatcttaaaaatagagagggtgtctgtctcctgaatccaagctgggagctggttccacagaagaggggcctgaaagctgaaggctctgcctcccattctactcttaagtatccgaggaaccacaagtaagccagcagtctgagagggaagtgctctgttggggtgatatggtactatgaggtctttgagataagatggggcctgattattcaagaccttgtaggtgaggagaatcttaaatgctttctgtctaacagtCACGctctgatgaacacatcagagaacaacttgaggttcagtgtcttgcccaaaaagactttagcatgcagacttgagcagccaggaatttaaccatcaaccttccaattagtaggtggttcagtttaattttggatttaacagggagcctgtgaagagaagccaacatgggagaaatatgctgtcaataatgaattattattgaaccaaaaccatttttgttttagtttaattAACTGAGTGACTAAATCAAATACTGTCCTCAGGATATCATTTTTATtggtttacatttttaaaggcTGCTTTttgtaaaatacttttttcctaCTAAAACAAAGAAGCAAAGTAAATGAATGAAACGTGGTAACAGATGGTAACAGTGACATGTTTGTTGAACAAACCAAAGAAATTAAAtggagctgaaagaaaaaaaaaaacttcagaacaacataaaaatgattaaactgTCACAGTTAAATTTATTTAGGTTTAAACAAAATCCTGATATTTATGATTTTGCTTAtgcctttaatttatttattcttttctctcttttttttttttttagctttttttccatttaaaaaaaaaaagttgaattcagttcagtttgtaATTATACATTAAGAGTAAATTGTAAATAACTTATGTAACCACTTCACACGAACTTAATTTGACCAAAAACATtcgtttaatttgtttttttcaaaaagtaaaatgttCACTTTAGATAAAACACTCAGTTTACCACTgttcttttctactcttggatcttggtgatgtcacagagagaggaTATCCTtctatggtcatctcaggctcAGAAGGCCCACCCCCTGCTGCGGGTGAGGAGAAGCTTTAGGCTCACAGAGTACAGACATAGAAAGGGAAATGAGCAGATTAGTTTCTTGATTTTTGAAGAGGTGCATGATGGGCTCTGATCTGGTGAAGAATGAGCTCTTCATGTGGCCCACAGCGGAAATGTTAATATCTCTGTTGTTGTGTCTCGTATATAATCTTTATATGTTTTTGGTTGCTGTATTTTCAGGACATGTCGCGGTCCTCGCTGGCcgagctgctgctctctgacctCCTGCAGGTGGAGAATGAGGCTCTGGAAGAGGAGAACTTCCCTCTGGCTGAGAGTGAACCTGAAGACATCCGTGTCGATCTGGAACGCGCCGCCAGCAGCGGGCCGCTGCTCGCCCCCCGAGAGAGGAAAGCCGGCTGCAAGAACTTCTTCTGGAAGACCTTCACATCCTGCTGAGAGCCTCCATCGCCgtcgctcctcctcctcctcctgctgtacATAAACACGAGACTGTCTGTGATTAGTTTGGATgacatgttttgatttttctgagCTGATTCTTTCTGAATGTAAACTTGATGAAACTATTTTTAATTGTTGGTTTGAATAAAATCTGTTTGAGACAAACACTCGTCCCCGTCTGCtgctcaggaggaggaggaggagagggaatAAACACCTTCATCAGGATGAAGAGACGCAGTTTTTATTGAAGCTGATTAACACcactgctgggggggggggtctggacaataaaataaagttaatgATGGAAGAGGAAGAGGCTCCATAGCAACCACAAGGAGAAATATTTTAGGCCTTAATGAAACTTTGGTTCGTGACAACAGATCAGATCACAAGATTCAATTTTAATGATcccagaggctgaattcaaacattacagcagctcacagAGAAGCACAAATAACTAAAAATCCTCTGTGCAGATGTTTCCAAGCCACACTGACACAGGAGAGGACAGATGTGGCAATCGTTACATCAAGCTCATTTAACAcgtgcatttaaaaatgaattaaaacagagtaaataaataaataaaacacaaataaagagTGAGTAAGAAGTACATGTGAGTTTTAGGCCCACGGGTCAAAGGGCTGAAAACTCACTAAAGCTGACACCAACGCTTCTGTTCTGCAAAACCGATATCTGTGAAGGGAAATATCGAACCTGCATCCATGCAAGACTGGATATTTGTCAGCCTTCCAACCGTGATGGCAGCTTTTCACCGAGCACGCTCCATTTTAATCATGGCAGCCTCTTCACTGAGCAACTTGTTTTCCAAATTGCAGCAGCAGGTAGCGTTTTAATTTTCCATTCCAGTTATCTTTACAATCACCTTGTGTGACACCTGAGTGCAGGCTATCTAATATCAGCAGGCTTCAAACTGTTGCTGAGTTATTTCCACACATTTGGCGGCTGAGATGCTCTGTAATTACTGTCTCCTCTAAATGATGCTGGAGGGAGCGAGGACGGAAATTAAACTTCTGCATGCTCGCTGAAAAAAACGAAACCAAACTAAAACTTCTTCTCACAACTTCAACCAGAAGGTTTTGTTTAAACGATTAAAATGAACGTGATTCATGACTCGGTCGACTAACTGATCCGTGAAATGTCACTTACATTTAAAAGCTACATTTTCATGATCCAATTCGATATTTATTAACAGGCTCATTTATTATGAGTTTCTGAATTTTGCATCACAGCTGTTGTCTTGAATCAAAACTGAACTGTAACCAGTTGTATCTCCACTAACACGAACACCCAAGAAGATGCACTCAGTCCAAAAGCTTCTCCACGTTTAGCAGACAGGATGGTTggagccactgtgacatcacccacagGTTTGTGTGGTCCTGTTGTGAAGCCCCCCCCCAGCTTCACAGTGTCCCTCGTATTCAGAATGACTCGTGGATCATTCCTGTACCCCAAATGAATGCTTAACGACCACAGATCAGCAGCACTCTCCTCACCTGCTCTGAAAACATTAGAAAGGATTGTAAAGGAAGCACCGGCTGCAGTTCAGGCTCGTCCCGATCCTCTACAGTTTGCCTGTCAGTCTGGTGGGGGGTGGATCATGCCATTAGCACCTTGCTGAATATGACCCTGTCACACCTGGGGGGTTTTAATTGCATCCGGCCTCATATCTTCACACAAAGGCTGAAGAGCCAGTACGTGTGAGGGTCAGTGATGCTGTATCATCCCCCAGGATGTGTgtgttacagatatttttattgaaaaagCCGACagaatatcaaaaatatattcatCTTGAATTATACAATGCTTCATTattttataatgtaaataagaCATCTCACagaagatgaaaaaataaataaataaataattataataattataaccggggagaaaaaacagaacaaaataaatcaaatctctctctctatatatatatatataaatatatacatacaaaagTAATAACTATATtcattgataaaaaaaaatgtgtcaggaTTTTGTCAAATATACAAACAGTTTTGGAGTCTGTATGCAGGTTGCAGCTCATCAGTTAGGGTGGTCTGAGTATGAGCACCTTGGCAACCTGATTGATGATAAACTCACATTTTTCATAAGTTGTGCAAATTTAATATTGACCATACTTTTATGAAagtgttttgtctttgtttataGAATCTGTGCTCCTTCTCCTTTATTTGTTCTCCTTTAAATCTTAGTAACAAAAATGGCCTGCAGGGATTTGTTAAGCTGTGTATGAGGTCAGGACCCTGAGAAAAGCCCGCTCGGTCCTGGCTGATTCCAGCCTTCAGGTTGATCCCCTCAGGCTGCAGATATGTGGCGCCGCGGTCACGGACCAACAGGCTcaaaaacccttttttttccatAGCAAGACACGtggtttcatggccaggtgagacCCTCATTGCTTcattataaaataaacaggGAAAAGATCTGGACTTTATTCCATGTGCTCAGCTTGCATTTGGTGGCTGTTCAATGGAGCGCTCAATACGAGGTCTAAAGAGATGATGCATGTAAAGGAGGCAATCATTAggctaaataaacaaaatgaaccTAAAGTTTCAGACAAAAATTAATAACTTTAGGAATGGTCAAATCAACAGTTTGGTTCATTCTTCAAAAGAAAGAATGCACTGAGCACCGAGGGTTTGTTACAAGGCGCAAACGggaaggtcagattagactttgcaaGGAAACATCTAGAAGAGCCTGCACAGGTGTGGAAGAACAGTCTGTGGACACATGAAAGCAAGATGAACCTGATGGGAGCAGGAGATGAATGGAAGAATGTACAGGTACAGGTGAACAGGTAGATgaagaggtcaggagaggtgGTCCTGATCAGTACTGCTGTTCAACTGGTCCCCACGCTACCTGTGTCACGTTATATGAACGGCTCACACtgaggtaggtgtgtgtgtgttgtgttagcgtgtgtgttatttcagtgtgtgtgcagcagctgctgcagtcagATTAGCAGCTCCTTTCACTCATTAGTTCTTTGTTCAGAAGAGCTTTCAGGAGCTTAATGTGAGTTGATGATTGACAGCTGAGACACGTCAAATGGAGAGGTCGTTCATTACTAATGAACATGTGACTACATCTGAGATCACATGACCCATTATGGAAGTTAGGCATATACTcagactgcattaaaaatgataaTTACCAATTTATAACTAATTTATAATTAATTTAACTCATGTGCTAAAACAGGCATGTCAAACATGCTCACTGGATGGATTTGTCAGCACTGCTTGGTAAAATAATGGCACTATTAAAGCAGGCTCTCACATCACTCACCTGAGAggttaagaccctacaataatacaggaaaaacccaacagtcaaaatgaccccctgtgagcagcacttggtgacagtgggcaggaaaaactccctttaacaggaagaaacctccagcagaaccaggctcagggagggggggtcatctgctgtgactggttgtggaagagagccagagattaataatgactaatgattaaatgcagagtggggtataaacagagtaaaaagtggtggatgaaaagaaacagattagttttaattattttatttgttgcagcataactaaggcagggttcagggtcacctgatccagccctaactataagctttatcataaaggaaagttttaagcctaatcttaaaaatagagagggtgtctgtctcctgaatccaagctgggagctggttccacagaagaggggcctgattattgaaggctctgcctcccattctactcttaagtatcctaggaaccacaagtaagccagcagtctgagagcaaagtgctctgttggggtgatatggtactatgaggtctttgagataagatggggtctgattattgaagaccttgtaggtgaggagaaggattttaaactcAACTTTGCTTTTCAACGGGAATGAAGAAGAGGTAGCCGGGGTAGGCGAGAGACGACAGTACAATCACTAACTCTACAAGCAGCGACCTGAGCCATAAAAAGTTAAAGTGAGGGGAAAATTCAGAAATAAAAAGGCTCCTCTGAGTAATATAAAACACTAAAAGAGAGACTGACTCACTGACAGTGACTTCACTTGTGTGCAAATGGTCAACAGGAACACTGGAAGTGAAGACATGTATGAGTATGAGTAGAGCCAGATACATGTAGAATGGAGTTAGTGTTGTTTGATGACTGATCAACATGGATCTTGAGTCCCAGACAATCATAATCTCTCATAATAGTtgaagataaataaatagattaagATGAGTTACTGGCCCAGATTAGATCAGACTGGACTTCATGtttaatattgtgtttttaCAGAGAAACCTCCAGATATCATAGTTAATAATAATACACTACATTGTCAAAAGTATTTACTCattcatccaaatcattgaattcaggtgttccaatcacacaaagtcaccaactttctgcagagtcagttgctacagacctccagactTCATCTGACCTTCAGATGAGCTCAGGAACAgcgcacagagagcttcatggctgaatgggtttccacggccgagcagctgcatccaagccttacatcaccgaTGCAAAGAAGCTGAAGTGGGGAAAGCACAGATGAGAAGAGTGTCCTTTCTACATTCatcagtatttaaaaataaaaatgaccctCTCTGTCATCAATTCCCCCCAAAAGTGTTTTGATGTCTGACGGGCATTTATTTGAGTTCTTGTGAGAATTGTGATCCGCCTtgcccctccttcctcctcctcctcctcctccttcctcctccttcctcctcctcctcctcctcctccggtTAGCACTCATGCAGTGCTGAGCACCAAACCGCTTCTACTCACCTCACCTCTGACCCGCAGCATCAGACACACAGACCGATAATGACGGTGTTTGTGCAATCCCTCACATTGTTTGGTACAAAATTAACCACAACACTTTACATTACAGTGCAGCTAAAATCATTATGTGGCTACTGGCCAGATGttccctttaaaaataaattgtgtgagtgtgtgcgcgcgcgcgcgcgtgtgtgtgtgtgtgtaggggggtGCTTGCCTTTTCATACAAAGAGCATCCATGTATAACACATAGCCTGCACGTTTTGTACCCATGAGTCATGAATCACGTCATTACAAAGCCTCGTCCAGCTGTTTACTGACCGGATTTAATGTTTTACAAATTAGACAAATTCActggttttgtttaatttaaaatcttaCTTATTTTGATGTTTAGTTATTAAAAAGTGCACCCAACATAGTCTTGTTTTTgcctgtttttcatttatttatgcaatTTGATCATTTCAGTAATTTGATTgtgttaacaaaaataaattaagttaaaaatatcctcctgtggttttttttgttttgttttgtttgttttttaattttatgaaaaTTTTTGGCGATGGGTGCGGTTTCTTTGGCTTGAGCACCTGCCCCTAAAAATGTCTGTGCGTGTACCCGACTCGGCCCCTTAGCtccagtgaaaggagctcttaatgcttcagtataccaggacatttgggacaatttgatgctccaactctgtgggaacagtttggggatggccccttcctgttccatcatgactgcacaccagtgcacaaagcagctccataaagacatggatgagccagtttggtgtggaagaacttgactggcctgcacagagtcctgacctcagcctgatagaacacctttgggatggattagagcggagactgtgagccaggccttctgtccaacatcagtgtctgacctcacagatgttcttctggaagaatggtcagaaattcccataaacactcctaaacctgtggaaagacttcccagaagagttgaagctgttatagctgcagagggtggatcaacatcacattaaaccctctgtattaagaatgagatgttactcaggttcatgtgtgtgaaggcagatgagtgaatacttttggtgatGTAgtgcatgtgattttttttttattgactctATAGAAAACATTTATGCAGATTCTGGGTTTGAAACATGATGCCAGTTGTGCCTCTGATGACCAGCAGGAGTGGACGCAGTGCTGACCGAAGACTGAGCCTAATTAACTCACGTTGAGTGAACATGAGTTTGAAAGTCCTCCAGCTCTGATCCAGATTTACTGTCCACAGTCTGTGAAGGTGCAGCACCTGTTTGTACctcacctggaggaaacccCATTCACTCACATAAATACATTATCAAGTATTTGTTATAAATAAGTAATAAAATGAGTAACAAATGAAGTGAAATATCATGGATAGAAATGTTGTACATGATTATGAATACAttattgtctgttttattaCTGTTATAAATGCTGAGATTCaagaacaagagaaaaaaaaagagtgggagAATTTTAGAAATGTTcaaaataactgaataaaaattAATCAGAAGAAGTCCATTTTCCATTTGGCAGCATGAATCATTATGATGCTGGTGTGAACTGCAGCAAGTGCTGATTACATGAGCCTTGCTCCAAGGTTTTGTGCATCCTAAAGCTTCCTGTTATATTTACACTCTGCCCCTTACTTCAGAGAGCCTTTCAGCAGGGCCCAGTGGGTCTCCACATGGAGCTCAATAAACACTTGCCTGATGACTTTAGTCTCAGTCAgtagtttcaagtcttactgaATATAATatggtttttattttgtaaattgtgGTTTCATTAGATTCAAAAAGGACCATAAAGCAGGGGAGGATTTAGGACGAGGCTCACAACAGGACCCCACGatgcatcttttatatacagtctttgaTTTTATCAGCTTTTCCTGCTGCGGATCTCATTTTAATGCCGGCATGACCATCAGCAACCTGCTGCTTGCTTTTGTGATTGTTTCGCAGCAACGTGCAGCAGAGCGTCTTCCTATTCTCGTTTCCAATATTCAATTTCAGCATTTAATTACCTTCAATAAAAGACTTTGGCCAATTTGAGGCAGTCGTGTTTGCCTTCCAGCTTCACATCTTAATTAAACCTAAACAGGTTCAAAGCCTcatctagaaaaaaaacaaagaatctGTTAGCGGCCAGAAAAGACGATGCAAAACGGCGGAC includes:
- the sst1.1 gene encoding somatostatin 1, tandem duplicate 1; this encodes MKMISSLRLRCFLLLLVSLTASISCSSAAQRDSKLRLLLHRTPLLGSKQDMSRSSLAELLLSDLLQVENEALEEENFPLAESEPEDIRVDLERAASSGPLLAPRERKAGCKNFFWKTFTSC